From the genome of Spirosomataceae bacterium TFI 002, one region includes:
- a CDS encoding competence/damage-inducible protein cinA gives MTLSLAEVVTIGDEILYGQITDTNSQWISAELDKIGIKTIRKSSIGDSKEEILAILNESSKRANIVLITGGLGPTKDDITKKTLAEFTNDTMVINEHALAFITDFFTKRGREMSEINKLQAAIPSKATYIHNAVGTAPGMWFEHNGTVFISMPGVPHEMKWLMSNSLLPKLQERFSKEKYVHKIIRTVGIGESFLAEKIEEWEDALPSHIKLAYLPGKSQVKLRLTGIGLNEAELKTDIDKEIAKVLPLIENYVFSLTNENFEAAIGRMLLEHNSTLATAESCTGGNIAAMITSIPGSSAYFIGSVVSYANSAKVDVLGVEQEVLDTVGAVSEQTVIQMAEGAKKKFNTTYAIATSGIAGPGGGSEEKPVGTIWIACAGPNGTKAIKTMMLKDRLTNIEFGSVAALNMLRQSLINDNK, from the coding sequence ATGACCCTAAGCCTTGCAGAAGTAGTAACTATTGGCGATGAAATATTGTACGGACAAATCACCGATACAAATTCACAATGGATAAGTGCAGAGTTAGATAAGATTGGAATCAAAACCATTCGTAAAAGTTCTATTGGCGACAGTAAAGAAGAGATACTTGCCATTCTGAATGAATCTAGTAAAAGAGCCAATATCGTACTTATCACTGGCGGACTAGGGCCTACCAAAGACGACATCACAAAGAAAACACTGGCCGAGTTCACCAACGACACCATGGTGATCAATGAACACGCCCTTGCATTTATTACCGATTTCTTTACCAAGCGAGGTAGAGAAATGAGTGAAATTAATAAACTACAAGCCGCAATTCCATCCAAAGCCACGTACATTCATAATGCAGTAGGTACTGCTCCAGGAATGTGGTTTGAGCACAATGGCACTGTATTTATTAGCATGCCAGGTGTACCGCATGAGATGAAATGGCTCATGAGTAATAGTTTATTGCCAAAGCTTCAAGAACGTTTTTCGAAAGAAAAGTATGTTCATAAAATAATCCGAACAGTAGGAATAGGTGAATCCTTTCTTGCTGAGAAAATTGAAGAATGGGAAGATGCCCTTCCTAGTCACATTAAACTAGCTTACCTTCCCGGTAAATCACAAGTTAAGTTACGACTTACAGGAATAGGACTGAATGAAGCCGAACTTAAAACGGACATTGATAAAGAAATAGCCAAAGTACTTCCCTTGATTGAAAATTATGTTTTCAGCTTAACAAATGAGAACTTTGAAGCAGCAATTGGGAGAATGCTTTTGGAACATAATTCAACATTAGCAACTGCCGAAAGTTGTACTGGAGGTAATATTGCTGCTATGATTACAAGCATTCCTGGTTCATCAGCTTATTTTATAGGATCGGTTGTATCATATGCTAATAGTGCCAAAGTTGACGTTCTAGGTGTGGAACAAGAAGTTTTGGATACGGTTGGAGCTGTTTCGGAACAAACAGTTATTCAAATGGCAGAAGGTGCAAAAAAGAAGTTTAATACTACTTACGCCATTGCCACCTCTGGTATCGCAGGGCCTGGAGGAGGATCCGAGGAAAAGCCTGTAGGGACAATATGGATTGCATGTGCAGGACCAAATGGAACTAAAGCTATCAAAACAATGATGCTTAAAGATCGATTGACAAATATTGAATTTGGTAGTGTCGCTGCACTAAATATGTTAAGACAAAGTTTAATTAACGACAATAAATAA